A stretch of Camelina sativa cultivar DH55 chromosome 18, Cs, whole genome shotgun sequence DNA encodes these proteins:
- the LOC104761978 gene encoding dehydrodolichyl diphosphate synthase 5-like → MLSLFSVVFTFLALFLLIPGLFISRRLRLHFSLKNIIRFYKITASKYGDERNDERPMGEKEKRAKNRMPKHVAVILDGNRRWAEKRGLGTSDGHEAGVKRLMENAKDCFAMGTNTISLFAFSTENWERPEDEVNCLMALFKKHFKSEMPYFQRDKIKISVIGNRAKISQSLLGLIEEVEEATKSYEGKQLIIAIDYSGRFDILQACKNLATKVKDGLIQVEDIDEKAMENELMTKCSEFPNPDLLIRTSGEQRISNFFLWQSAYTELYFPNVLWPDFGEAEYLDALTWYQQRQRRFGRRV, encoded by the exons atgttgtctctattttctgttgtttttacttttcttgctctttttcttctcatccCTGGTCTCTTCATTTCTCGGCGTCTAAGACTTCATTTCTCcttgaaaaatataatcagATTCTACAAAATCACAGCTTCTAAATACGGTGATGAAAGAAACGACGAACG tccaatgggagagaaagagaaacgaGCGAAAAATAGAATGCCAAAGCATGTGGCGGTTATATTGGACGGAAACAGACGTTGGGCGGAGAAACGTGGACTCGGGACATCGGATGGCCACGAGGCCGGAGTGAAAAGGCTCATGGAGAATGCTAAGGATTGTTTCGCTATGGGGACAAATACTATCTCACTCTTTGCTTTCTCCACTGAAAATTGGGAAAGGCCTGAG GATGAAGTTAACTGTTTGATGGCCTTGTTTAAGAAACACTTTAAGTCTGAAATGCCGTACTTCCAAAG AGATAAGATCAAGATCTCAGTTATTGGGAACCGCGCAAAAATCTCCCAGTCGCTTCTAGGTTTAATAGAAGAGGTAGAGGAAGCTACAAAGAGCTACGAAGGGAAACAACTCATTATAGCTATAGACTATAGTGGAAGATTTGACATCTTACAAGCATGCAAAAATCTTGCAACGAAAGTGAAAGACGGGTTGATCCAAGTGGAGGACATTGACGAGAAGGCGATGGAGAATGAGTTGATGACAAAGTGTAGCGAATTCCCAAACCCTGACCTGCTGATAAGAACAAGCGGAGAGCAAAGGATCAGTAACTTCTTCTTATGGCAATCTGCGTACACTGAGCTTTACTTTCCTAATGTTTTGTGGCCTGATTTTGGCGAAGCTGAGTATCTTGATGCGTTGACTTGGTATCAGCAAAGGCAGAGGCGATTTGGTCGAAGAGTTTAA
- the LOC104761979 gene encoding uncharacterized protein LOC104761979 — MAKLSFKDSLKALEADIQHANTLALDHPREKDGARIQMRLSYSPAAQCFLFLVQWTDCHLAGALGLLRVLIYMTYADGKTTMSVYERKASIREFYAVIFPSLLQLQRGITDLEDRKQKEVCNTRYIKKDESEMFELSKIEVEREEECGICLEMNSMCMVVLPNCTHSLCIKCYRDWRGRSQSCPFCRDSLKRVDSGDLWMFLDQTDTVNLTAITRENQKRLFDYIEKLPLVVPDQMYASSPHDCHLR; from the exons ATGGCGAAGTTGTCTTTCAAGGATTCTCTAAAAGCTCTTGAAGCTGATATCCAACACGCTAATACACT AGCTTTAGATCATCCTCGAGAGAAGGATGGAGCGCGTATTCAGATGAGATTATCTTACAGCCCGGCTGctcaatgttttctttttcttgtacaATGGACTGATTGTCACCTCGCTGGTGCCCTCGGTTTGCTCAGAGTTCTTATCTATATG ACTTATGCGGATGGAAAGACCACAATGTCGGTTTACGAAAGAAAAGCCAGCATAAGAGAGTTTTAcg CTGTGATATTCCCGTCGTTGTTACAACTCCAAAGAGGTATTACAGACCTAGAAGACCGCAAACAGAAAGAAGTCTGCAATACGAGATACATAAAGAAGGATGAGAGCGAAATGTTTGAGCTCTCGAAGATTGAGGTCGAGAGGGAAGAAGAATGTGGAATCTGTCTGGAGATGAACAGCATGTGCATGGTCGTGCTTCCCAACTGTACTCATTCTTTATGCATAAAGTGTTACCGCGATTG gcGAGGGAGATCACAGTCATGCCCGTTCTGCAGAGACAGCCTAAAAAGAGTAGACTCGGGTGATCTCTGGATGTTTTTGGACCAAACCGATACAGTGAATCTCACTGCGATCACTAGAGAGAATCAGAAACGGTTGTTTGATTACATTGAGAAGCTACCGCTCGTGGTTCCAGATCAAATGTATGCGTCTTCTCCTCACGATTGCCATCTGAGGTAA
- the LOC104761980 gene encoding zinc finger CCCH domain-containing protein 25-like translates to MVKQTQRINAKELHLGISDEASWHAKFKDSAYVYVGRLPYDLTEGDLLAVFAQSYGEVVDVNLVRDQGTGKSKGFAFVAYEDQRSTILLEVLIPVEELKIGEVPGEIV, encoded by the exons ATGGTGAAGCAGACACAGAGAATTAACGCGAAAGAATTACATCTAGGGATCTCCGACGAAGCATCATGGCACGCCAAGTTCAAAGATTCAGCCTACGTTTACGTCGGACGCTTACCGTACGATCTCACGGAGGGTGATCTCCTCGCCGTTTTCGCACA AAGTTATGGTGAAGTTGTTGATGTGAATCTTGTTCGAGACCAAGGAACTGGGAAATCAAAAGGATTTGCTTTTGTTGCTTATGAAGATCAGCGAAGTACTATCTTGCT AGAGGTGCTAATACCGGTTGAGGAGCTGAAGATCGGAGAAGTTCCAGGTGAGATTGTGTAA
- the LOC104761981 gene encoding probable NAD(P)H dehydrogenase (quinone) FQR1-like 3, with translation MAVTKIYIVYYSLHGHVETMAREVLRGANSVPDVEATLWQVPETLPEKILEKVKAVPRPDDVADIRPEQLAEADGFMFGFPSRFGVMASQVMTFFDNTSDIWTTQALAGKPAGIFWSTGFHGGGQELTALTAVTKLAHHGMIFVPVGYTFGKSMYEMGEVKGGSPYGSGTYAADGSREPTELEIQQANYHGKYFAGIAKKLKKRSTV, from the exons ATGGCTGTCACCAAGATTTACATAGT GTACTATTCCTTGCACGGTCATGTTGAGACAATGGCACGAGAGGTCCTCCGAGGAGCCAACTCTGTTCCAGACGTGGAAGCAACACTATGGCAAGTGCCAGAGACATTACCGGAGAAAATACTGGAGAAAGTGAAGGCTGTTCCAAGACCGGACGATGTAGCGGATATTCGACCAGAACAACTGGCGGAAGCAGATGGATTCATGTTTGGCTTTCCTTCTAGGTTTGGAGTGATGGCATCACAGGTCATGACTTTCTTTGACAATACAAGTGATATCTGGACTACACAGGCTCTCGCTGGGAAACCTGCTGGAATCTTCTGGAGTACGGGTTTTCACGGCGGAGGTCAAGAACTCACTGC ACTGACGGCAGTGACAAAACTGGCTCATCACGGGATGATATTTGTACCGGTAGGGTATACCTTTGGTAAAAGCATGTACGAGATGGGAGAGGTGAAAGGTGGTTCGCCGTATGGCTCAGGGACTTATGCAGCTGATGGGTCACGCGAGCCAACTGAGCTGGAGATTCAGCAGGCGAATTACCATGGTAAGTACTTTGCTGGAATAGCCAAGAAACTCAAGAAACGTTCAACTGTCTAG